GCATCTCGGTCGTGCGGCAGGACGGCGCCGCGGTCGGTGTCGGCCGGTTGATGGTGCGTGAGCTCGCCCATCTGCTCGACACGCTGTCGGTCTTCGTCGGATGGCTGTGGCCGCTGTGGGACTCGCGCCGGCGCACCTTCGCCGACCTGCTGACGGGCACCGAGGTGCGCGTCGTCGACGCGGCGGCGCGACCCGCGGACATCAAGCGGCGCACCGCAATTGCGGTCGGGGTGGCGGTGGCACTCTGTGTCGCGGGCGCCGCGATCAGCATTTTCGCAATCTTTCTGCCGGACCGCGCGGCGGACCAGACCCGTACCGAGGTCAACGCGCAAGGGCCCAGGATCGTCGCCCAGATGCTCACCTACGACCCGAAGACGTTGCAGCAGGACTTCGATCACGCTCGCTCGCTGACCACCGACAAGTACCGGCCGGAATTGGTCAAGCAGCAGGAGGCGGTCCAGAAGGGCCATCCGGTGATCAATGAATACTGGGTGACCGACAGCACGGTGCTGTCGGCGTCGCGGCGCAGCGCGAACATGTTGCTGTTCATGCAGGGCCACCGGGGCGGCGGGGACGAAGAGCGTTTCATCACCGCGACGGTCCGGGTGGCGCTGGTCAAGGGCGGCAACGGCCAGTGGCTGGTCGACAACCTGGACGTGGTGACCAAACCCAAGCCGGCGCCGGCCAAGAGCGCGCCCAACCCGGCACCGCCCGGCCCCGCATCGCCGGCGCCGCCCGCTCCGCCGAAGGGCGAGAAGTGAGTCCCCGCAGGCGAATTCAGCCCGGTGAAGAGCCGCTGCTGAAGGCGCCCAAGGCGACGCTGTGGTCGAAGTTGCCGTGGCGGCCGACGCTCTCGGACCAGTGGTGGAAGCCGTCGCGGTCGTGGGCGCTACCGACGGCAGTGGCCGGCGCGACGGTCCTCACGCTCGGCGCCATCGCGACGTCCTCGGTGGTGTTGGTCGATCAGCGGTCGCATCACCGCGACGCCATGCAGGAAGTCGACGTGCTCGGCTACGTCAAGGCGTTCATGGCCGGTTTCACCACGCTGGACCCGTTCCACGCCAACGCGTACTACGACCGGGTAATGGCCAATGCCACCGGCGATTTCGCCAAGCAGTATCACGACAAGCACAATGAGATCCTGGTCCAGATCGCCCAGGCCGAGCCGACGAAGGGCACTACCCTCGCGGCCGGGGTTGAGCGTTGGAATGACGACGGCACCGTCAACGTGATGGTGGCGACCGACGTCTCGATGAAGTCGCCCGACGGTAAGCAGAAGATCGACAACACAAATCGTTGGGTGGTGACCGCTCAGCGGGAAGGTAAGCAGTGGAAGATCAGCAGCCTGCAACAGGTGATCTGACTTCAGCGTCGGCCGTCGACACCGCCGCCGCTGAGACCGAAGCCGCGCCCGTCGAGTCCGCCACCGAGGAGTTGGTCGACGCCGAAAACATCGACGACGCAGGCGAAGACGCTGACGAGTCTACCGAGGACGACGCCGGCATCGTGCGCTTTCGCGAACGTCGGCCGGCCACCAAGTGGACGACCATCGCGGCTGCGGTGGCCGCCGTGCTGTTCGTCGGCGCCGGAGCCTTCGCCGGCGCGATGATGCAGCCGTACCTTGCCGACCGGGCCGCCGTCGCCACCAAACTGAACGTCGCCCGCACCGCGGCCAACGCGATCACGACGCTGTGGACCTACAACCCGGACAACATCGACAAGCTTGCCGACCGGGCGTCGCAGTACCTCAGCGGTGACTTCCAAGCCGCGTACCGCAAATATCTCGACGCGCTCGTCGCGCCGAACAAGCAGGCCAAGGTCACCAACACCACGCAGGTGGTGGGCGCGGCGGTGGAATCACTCGCCGGATCCGACGCCACCGCGATCGTCTACACCAACACGGCCTCGACGAGTCCGACCACCAAGGACGTGCCGTCGCTGAAGTACCTTTCGTATCGACTTGTGCTGCAACGTGATCACCAGCGCTGGCTGGTCACCAAGATGACTACGATCACCTCGCTGGACCTCACGCCCAAGTTCTAGTTGAACGCCAGCCAACCTGGCAGTGACCGCTCGTGCGCGTCACAGAGCACCTCGTAGTTGTCGCAATTGCCTTTCGGCACACCGGCTCCGGCCCACATGCCGCCGGTGTCGCGGCGCAGCACGATCGCCGACGAGGTGCCGCCGTCGAGCAGCACCGCGCTGTCGCTGCCCAGCCCCCGGAACAGGTCCTGGATGTTGTCGGGGGTGTAGCTGCCGCCCTGGAACACGTACATCTCGTCGCGCGTCTTGGAGTAGGCCAGCGCGGTCCGCGCGGCACTGGGCCCGCCGTCGTTGAGCTGACCGGTGTTTCCCGGCGACAACAGCCCGAGTCCACTGACGGCGACGAACTGGTCGCCGCGATCGACCAGGCCGGTGACCACCGAGGTGGCGGCGTCGTAGTCGTGCCCGTCGCGACCGCCCCTGGGCCACAACACCGATGGTGCGCCGTGCTTCGGCACGATCATGGTGGCGAGCGCGCTCCAGTTCTCGTTGCCGCCGGACAGACCCTGCTTGCCCGCGTAGGGGATGGTCCCGGTGACCGCCTGGTTGGCACGGCCCTGTCCGCGGGTGTTGTCGACATAGGCGCCCAGCGGCGAACTGCATCCGGTCGAGCGCCAGGAGCCACCCTTCTGTCCGCGGATGTCGAAGAAGTTCGCGTTGATCGCGATCGTCGGCTTGCCCAGCGCCTGCCAGGCCTGCACCGCCGTATAGGTCTCCGAGGCCTGGATCAGCCCGTCGCCGGTGCGCGCGTGTGGATTACGCTCGCAGCGCGACTGATAGCCCTGATGACTGTCCACCAGCAGATGCGGTTCGAGTCGCTGCGACGCGGCCTTGATGATCATCAGGTGACCGCCGCCGCCCCCGTCATACCAGTTGCCTGCGGCGTTGAGCATCGGCGCCGGATGGCCACCGCCGAAGTTGTACACCAGATAGGAGCCTTGGGTATTGGCGATCGCACTGGCCAGCAACTCGCGGGCCTCGGCCCGGGCGACAGGTTGCCCGGTGCTGGTGGCCAGCGTCAGACACAGTGCGCCGCTCGCACAGCAGGCTGCGATACGCCGGAAGGCGGCAGCGAGAGATGACACGGTTGCCCCTTCAGCGCGAATGTCATTGCTCAGGTATTACACAGCAACGTGCGTAACAGCGGAATGACGGTTCGGCCCCAGTCCAATGACGTTCGGCCACTGAACGTTTACTGCACCTGGGGCGGGGCTTCCTGGAAGGTGTCGGACGGGGCTTCGACGGGCGCGGGGGACGCCGGACGGCGACGTCGTAGTTCGCCGCGAATCACGAAGGCGCCCAACAACAGACCGATCACTAGATCGATCGCGATCGCCACCAGCGCGGGCGACAAACCCGAGCCGGGGCGGCCGTCCAGGTACAGCAAAGACCTTGCGGCGATGAAGACCTGGTGCATCGGCTCGAACTTCGCCTGCCACTCGAACAACGCGGGCGTGGCCTGCAGCGGCACGGTCGCGCCCGCAGACGGCAGGCCCAGGATGACGAACACGAACAGGCTCACCAGGACGCCGACCGCGCCCAGGAGGGTGATCAGGGATGTGGATGTCACTCCGACCGCCAGAATCGCAAAAGTACCGAAAAGCCATAGCGTGAGCGGGTTTTGGACCGGCATGCCCAGCTTGGCCGAGATCGCCACGTAGGCGACGGAGGTCAGCGGCGCCGTCACGGCGATCATCGCCCACTTGATCAGCAGGGTGCGCAGCCGCGGCGTCTGCTCGTCGAGTCGCGCATCCACAGAGCGACTCACCACGATGCTGCCGATGAAGCCCGCCAACACCAGCAGCAGTGCATAGTAGAACGCGGACAACCCATTACCGGTTCCTTCCGGCAGCAGGTTGTGCACGGTCGTCTTGACCTCAACGGGATTGGCCAGCATGAGTGCTATTGCACCGGGCGCGGGCTTCTCGCCGGTCTGCTGTGCGACTTCCTGCGACAGCTTCTGGCCGACACGCTGGTCGATCAAGGTGACCTCACGTTGCAAGGCCTGACTGGCGATGGTCGCGCCGAGAACACCCGCCCGCGGGTTAGTCGAGACGATGACGACGGCGCGTTCGACCCGGCCGGGAGTGAGGGCACTCTTCGCGTAGGACTGGAGTTTCGTCGAGAAGTTGGGCGGTATCACGGCCACACCGAAGATTTGAGCGCTGTCCATCTGATTCTTGGCCTGGTCGCGATCGAGCACGCGGACGTCGTAGGCGTCGTGGTCGAAACTGGCCAGCATCCCCTTGACCACCTGCGCGCCCGTCGGCCCGGCATCCTCGTTCACGATCGCGACGGGGAAGTGGCGCAGGTTGGTCATCGGCTGCAGAACGCCGGTGAGATAGAAGGCCGACAGCACCGCCGCAATGACCAGCGTCAGCAGCACGGGTAGACCCCAAAACTTCACTGTCCGAGTGGGTTTCGGACCGGCATAGCGGTGGCTCGCGGATGCGCCGTCGTCGTAAGCGACATCGCGCGCGTGCGGTTCAGACATGCCGGCTCCTGTTCGTCCGCGCCAACCCTAGCCGCCGAGACCTGCGTGCATCTCCCAGACGAGCAATTCGGCGATTTCGCGGGCGATCACCCGTTCCTCGTCCGCTGCCGTCAGACGCAGAGCGTCGCCCTCGTGCAACTCGGCCTGCTCGAACTCGACCCGCCCGCGAGCGAGGAACACATGGAGGAACGCGGCGCCCGGCAACGTGATCTCGTCGCCGGGCTGCAGGCGCGCGATGTGCAGCGCGGCCGATCGGTTGTGGATGCTGACGGCGGCATCGTGGCCGGGGATGCCTGACGCGATCGGCACCAGGCGGCCGTTGAGGTCGTCGTCGGTAATGGTCTGTTGCTGGTATCCGGGATCGATGCCGGCGACGTCGGGCTGCACCCACATCTGCACGAACCGAACCGGTTCCGTGTCGGAGGCATTCTTCTCGGAGTGGGTGATCCCGCTACCGGCCGACATCCGTTGTGCCAGGCCGGGATAGATCACGCCGCTGTTGCCGGCTGAGTCGCGGTGCGCCAGCGAGCCTTCCAGCACCCAGGTGACGATCTCCATGTCGCGGTGCGGATGGGTGTCGAAACCTGCAGCCGGAGAGACGATGTCGTCATTGCTGACCAGCAGCACGCCGTGATGCGTATTGCCCGGGTCGTAGTGATCGCCGAACGAGAACGAGTGCCGCGAGTTCAGCCACGAGGTCGTGGTGACCGCACGCTCACCGGCACGACGGATGTCGACTGTCACGGTGTCACGCTACTCCGGGGCGCAGCAGTGCCTGGGCATGTCGAAGGGCGTCGTCAAGCTCAGGGAGGGGCAGTTCACTGCGGCCGCCCAGGTGGATCTCGATCTGGTACTCCGGTTGACTGTCCCGGCCGAATATCGGCAGCACCACGAATTCGGCTGACGCCAAGTCCGTTTCGAGCCGGCTGGTGATCGATTGCAGCGTCACGATGGTCATCAGGGTGTTGAGCTCGCGCGTCACCTGCGCGGTCGGCTCAAGCGAAGCGAGCACGGTGGCCAGCCGGTCGTGCAACGAGGTGTGCGCGGCGTCGAACCGCCAGGCCCCGTAGCCGCGGCCGCGAATCTCGGCGAGCACCAGCCGGTGTGCCGCGATGTCGGCATCGGTCAGCCGCGGCGTCACGCGGTGCAGCCACCCGTCGATCGTCTCTTCGTCACGCCAGGCCATCGCGACCAGGCCGAACGGCGGACCGATTGGAAAGCGTTGACCCACCGCATGCTCACCATCGGTTCCGTGGCCGACGGCGTCGATGGTGGTCAGGTGCGTCTTGCCGATCTTCGACATCGAGCAGCCCGCGCCCAGCGTGTCGTGCAGGTAGCCGAGCGTCTCGCGGCCCCGGTCCAGCAGCGGGAACTGCGCCCGCAGGCCATGGACCAGTCCGAACAATCCGCTGCCGAGGGTGTAGCGGCGGTCGTCGCGGCGCGTCACCCAGTTGCGGCCTTCGAGTTCGGCCAGCACCAGCGCGCAGGTCGACGTGCTGATCTCGCACCGCTTGGCCAACTCGGCCGAACTTCGACCCTCCGGTGAATCCGCCAGCGCCGCAAGCACATTCATCACGCGGCCGGTGGGCGGCGACTTGGATTGCGGGGACGCGGTTGACGAATCCACGAAAGCCTTCCTACGATCCTTCCAAAATACAGCCAAACATATCCTAATATTAGGAGAACACGATGTACAAGGTCGGCGTCTGGGGTCCGGGTTCGATGGGGCTGATTGCCCTGCGCGGGGTGATCGACCACCCGCATCTGCAACTCGTCGACCTCGTCGTGCACAGCGACGCGAAGGCGGGGCGGGACGCGGGCGAATTGTGCGGCGCGGGGACGACGGACGTGACCGCGACGCAGGATCCCGCCGCGTTGTTGGCCGGAGACGCGGACGCGGTGATCTACGCGGCGGCGGCCAACCTGCGGCCGGCCGAGGCGATCGACGACATGGTCTCGCTCCTGCGGGCCGGCAAGAATGTCGTGTCGTGTTCGGTGGTGCCGCTGGTCTACCCCAACGGTGTCGACGCGGGATTCACCGCGCCCCTGCGCGAGGCGGCCGCCGCCGGCGGTGCATCGTTCTTCACCACCGGCATCGACTCCGGCTTCGCCAATGACGTTCTGCCACTGGTGCTTACGGGGGTGTCCCGGGTGGTCGAGTCGGTGCGCATCACCGAGATGTTCAACTACGCGACCTACCCGGACAAGGATGCGGTCTACGAGATTCTGGGCTTCGGCAAGCCGCCGGAATTCGTCGCTTTCGCCGCGGCGCCGGGGATGTTCACGTTCGGCTGGGGTCCGGTCGTGCACCAACTCGCGGCGGGGCTGGGCGTCAAGGTCGACAACATCGAGGAGAACGTCGAGCGGGTTGTCGCTGAGGAGCCGTTCGACACCCCCACGGGGCGCATCGAGGCGGGCACGGTCGGCGCGATGCGCTCCACCCTCACCGGATATGTCGACGGCAGGCCGACTTTCGTCATCGACCACGTCACGCGGATGTCCGACGACCTGGCGCCGGACTGGCCGCAGCCGCACATCTCGATCCCGCCGCGCGACCTCGGCTACGGGGCGGCATCGGGCCGTGGTCTCTACCGCGTCGAAATCGAGAGGTCGCCGACGATGCGGTGTGAGTTCGAGATGGCCGACGACCACGACCACGATCTCGGCGCCCGGATGGCCGGCGCGTCGCGCATGGTCAACGTGATTCCCGCGGTCTGCCAGGCACGGCCAGGTCTGCTGTCGGCACTGGATCTGCCGTTGGTCACCGGGGTTGGTCTGGTCGGCGCGGTGGAGGGGACGCCGCCGGACAGCCGGTTGTTCTCGTAGCCGTCCTCGCCGAGCGTGAAGCTGGGTTCACGTTCGGTCACCGGTGTGAAGCCAACTTCACGTTCGACACCGCGGAAGCCGTCAGTGCAGCGTCGGCCGATAGATCAGCTCCTGGATGTCGCCGTCCAGGGTGCGGCTCTCGATCAGTTCGAGGTCGAAGTCGGCCGCGCCCTTGAAGATCGGGTCGTCGCTGGTCCGGCCGGTGATCACCGGGAAGAGCGTGACGTGGACCCGGTCGACCAGGCCGGCGGCCATCAGCGCCCGGTTCATCGACAGGCTGCCGTGTGAGCGCAACGGCCTGTCGGATTCCGACTTGAGTCGCGCGACGACGTCGACGGCGTCGCCGCTCACCACGGTTGCGTCCGGCCAGTCGAGCGGACCCGTCAGGGTCGTCGACACCACGGTCGCCGGTAGGTGTCGCATCCGGTCGACCCACGGGTCACGCACGTCGGAGTCCTCGGTGCTCTCGGCCAGCATCTGCGCGAACAACCTATAGGTGTTGGCGCCGAACACCATTCGCTGCTCCCCGTCGTAGAGGGCGAGTAGCCGGTCGAGCAGTTCGGGCCCCTGCTTGCCCCAGTAACCGCCCCAGTCGCCGCCGTTGACTCCGCCGAATCCGTCGAGGCTGAAGAAGACGTCGAAGGTGTAGGTAATCGTCATGCAGATACAGACCGCCGGCCGCGGCGAAACTCATCGCCCGCGTTAAAGACGTTCGGGCAGGCCGAATTTCGCGAACAGTGCGGTGTCGAGGAATGCCACCACCTTGGTGACGCCGTCGGGCGTCACGTCCAGGACGTGGAGCTGGAACGGCACGTGGTGGTCGCCGGCGTGCATGTACATCGCCGTCGCGGGTTGACCGTTGGCGGTCAGTGGCAGCATCCGCATGTCGCCCGGCAATTCGGCCGGACACTGCTGGTGGATCAGCGTGATGATGTCCTGCGGCCCCTGATACCACCCGACGAACGGTGGCATCTCCCAGATCGCCTCGCTGGTGAAGATGTCGACCAGTCGCTCGATGTCGTAGGCCTCGAAGGCCGCCATGTAGCGGGCCAGCAGGTTCTGGGCGTCGGCGGAGCCGGGTGCGTTCAGCCGGTCGTCGGCGCTGAGCCCGGCGGCGTCGAGTTGTGCGCGGGCGCGCTGCAGCAGGCTGTTGACGGCCGCGGTGGTGGACCCGATTGCGTCGGCCACCTCGGCGGCCTTCCACTGCAGCACGTCGCGCAGCACCAGCACGGCCCGCTGCCGCGGGGAGAGGTGCTGCAGCGCCGCCACGAATGCGAGGCGGACCGATTCGCTGGTGCCGACGACGGTTGCCGGGTCCGGTAACGGCTCGAGCCACGGCACCTCGGCACCCTCGACCAGATCGGCCGTCGGGTCAGAACTGGGCGCGCCCAGTCCCGTCGGCAACGGCCGGCGCTGCCGACTCTCCAGCGCGGTCAGGCAGGTGTTGGTGGCGATCCGGTGCAGCCAGGTGCGCACCGACGACTTCCCCTCGAAACGGTCGTAGGCCTTCCACGCCCGCAGCAGTGTCTCCTGCACCAGATCCTCGGCGTCGTGCAGCGACCCGGTCATCCGGTAGCAGTGCGCGAGCAATTCGCGGCGGTAGGGTTCCGCCGTCGCGGAGAAATCGGGGTGGCCGTCATCGGCTAATTCGCGGGCGAGCACGCTCACGGGAGTGAGCTTACGGACTGCGTCTGACGTTCGGTCTACGCTTCCCCTGATGACAATCACGCGTGCCGAGCACTCTTTCGACGGTGTCGACGACGTGCGCATCGTCTACGACGTCTGGACCCCCGACAGCACGCCGCGCGGCGTGGTGATCCTTGCGCACGGTCTGGGCGAGCACGCGCGGCGCTACGACCACGTCGTCGCGCGGTTCGGCCGCGAGGGCCTGATCACCTACGCCCTCGACCACCGCGGCCACGGCCGCTCGGGTGGCAAGCGGGTGCTGGTCAAGGACATCTCCGAGTACACCGGCGACTTCGACACCCTGGTCGGCATCGCCGCCAAGGAACACCCGGGCCTCACGCGCATCGTGCTCGGCCACAGCATGGGCGGCGGCATCGTCTTCGCGTACGGCGTCGAGCACCCTGACGACTACGACCTGATGGTGCTGTCCGGACCGGCCGTCGCGGCGCAGCTCGCGGTTTCGCCGCTGCTGGGTTGGGTCGCCAAGACGATGGGCTCGATCGCACCCGGCCTGCCGCTGCAGGCGCTCGACGCCAACGCGGTCTCGCGAGACCAGGCCGTGGTCGACGCGTACAACAACGACCCGCTGGTCTATCACGGCAAGATCCCCGGCGGCGTGGCCCGCGCACTGCTGGTGGTCGGCGAGACGATGCAGCAACGCGCGCCGTCGCTGACCGCGCCGCTGCTCGTGGTGCACGGCTCCGACGACAAGCTGATCCCCGCCGAGGGCAGCCGACGGCTCGTCGAGTCGGTCGGCAGTTCCGACGTCGAGCTGAAGATCTACCCGGGCCTCTATCACGAGGTGTTCAACGAACCAGAGCAGCAACAGGTGCTCGACGACGTGGTGTCCTGGCTCGACGCGCGGCTGTGAATGGCGGCGGCGGCCCGTCGGCGAGTTCGCCTAGGTTGGTCTGAATGACTGACGACAAGATGCTGGCGCGCATCGCCGCCCTGCTCCGTCAGGCCGAGGGCACCGACAACGCGCACGAGGCCGAGGCCTTCATGTCGGCGGCGCAGCGCCTGGCTACGGCGACCTCGATCGATCTGGCCGTGGCCCGGTCGCACGCCGACAAGCGCACGCCCGCCCAGGCGCCGGTGCAGCGGACCATCACGATCGGCACGGCCGGCACCCGGGGGTTGCGGACCTACGTCCAGCTGTTCGTGGTGATCGCCGCCGCCAACGACGTCCGCTGCGACATCGCCTCCAACTCGACGTTCGTCTACGCCTACGGGTTCGGCGAGGACATCGACGCCACCCACGCGCTGTACGCCAGCCTCGTCGTACAGATGGTCCGTGCCTCGGACTCCTACATCTCGTCGGGCGACCACAAGCCGACGCCGACGATCACCGCGCGGTTGAATTTCCAGCTGGCCTTCGGTGCCCGGGTGGGGCAGCGGCTGGGCGAGGCCCGTGAGCAGACCCAGCGCGAGGCCAAGAAGGACAAGCGTCGCCCGCCAGGCACCGCAATTGCACTGCGGGACAAAGAGTTGGAACTCCGCGACCATTACAAGGCCGCTTCCAAGGCCCGCGGCACGTGGCAGGCCAGCCGGGCGACGGCGGGTTATTCGTCGGCGGCGCGGCGGGCCGGGGACCGGGCAGGTAAGCGAGCCCGATTGGGCAACGGCGCGGAACTGTCCGGAGCGCGGACCGCGCTGGAACGGTGACTGCCGAGCGGGATTCGCAACGTGCCAAGGTCTACGCCGCCGAGGAATTCGTCCGCACGCTGTTCGACCGCACCGCCGAACACGGTTCGGGCACAGTGGAATTCTTCGGGACACAGTTGACACTGCCGCCCGAGGGGAAGTTCGGATCGCTGGACGCGGTGCAGCGCTACGTCGACGACGTGCTGGCGCTGCCCGCGGTGCGCGAGAAGTGGGGCAACGCGGCGGCACTGCGGGTGCGGGCCCGGCGGTCGGCCACCGCCGCACACTACGAAAACCGCGATGGCACAGGCATTATCGCGGTGCCCGACCGCAACGACGCCGACTGGGCAATGCGCGAACTCGT
The sequence above is a segment of the Candidatus Mycobacterium wuenschmannii genome. Coding sequences within it:
- a CDS encoding RDD family protein; protein product: MTVLVEKATDTPAAPAVDEAAPDDLASWHIRAAALAVDVVPGVAVVATMALVWLAVPPQGLWWWVSISILVFAALATMANRAVLPAVLGWSLGRALFGISVVRQDGAAVGVGRLMVRELAHLLDTLSVFVGWLWPLWDSRRRTFADLLTGTEVRVVDAAARPADIKRRTAIAVGVAVALCVAGAAISIFAIFLPDRAADQTRTEVNAQGPRIVAQMLTYDPKTLQQDFDHARSLTTDKYRPELVKQQEAVQKGHPVINEYWVTDSTVLSASRRSANMLLFMQGHRGGGDEERFITATVRVALVKGGNGQWLVDNLDVVTKPKPAPAKSAPNPAPPGPASPAPPAPPKGEK
- a CDS encoding mammalian cell entry protein, translating into MSPRRRIQPGEEPLLKAPKATLWSKLPWRPTLSDQWWKPSRSWALPTAVAGATVLTLGAIATSSVVLVDQRSHHRDAMQEVDVLGYVKAFMAGFTTLDPFHANAYYDRVMANATGDFAKQYHDKHNEILVQIAQAEPTKGTTLAAGVERWNDDGTVNVMVATDVSMKSPDGKQKIDNTNRWVVTAQREGKQWKISSLQQVI
- a CDS encoding mammalian cell entry protein, translating into MEDQQPATGDLTSASAVDTAAAETEAAPVESATEELVDAENIDDAGEDADESTEDDAGIVRFRERRPATKWTTIAAAVAAVLFVGAGAFAGAMMQPYLADRAAVATKLNVARTAANAITTLWTYNPDNIDKLADRASQYLSGDFQAAYRKYLDALVAPNKQAKVTNTTQVVGAAVESLAGSDATAIVYTNTASTSPTTKDVPSLKYLSYRLVLQRDHQRWLVTKMTTITSLDLTPKF
- a CDS encoding phosphodiester glycosidase family protein, which produces MRAEGATVSSLAAAFRRIAACCASGALCLTLATSTGQPVARAEARELLASAIANTQGSYLVYNFGGGHPAPMLNAAGNWYDGGGGGHLMIIKAASQRLEPHLLVDSHQGYQSRCERNPHARTGDGLIQASETYTAVQAWQALGKPTIAINANFFDIRGQKGGSWRSTGCSSPLGAYVDNTRGQGRANQAVTGTIPYAGKQGLSGGNENWSALATMIVPKHGAPSVLWPRGGRDGHDYDAATSVVTGLVDRGDQFVAVSGLGLLSPGNTGQLNDGGPSAARTALAYSKTRDEMYVFQGGSYTPDNIQDLFRGLGSDSAVLLDGGTSSAIVLRRDTGGMWAGAGVPKGNCDNYEVLCDAHERSLPGWLAFN
- a CDS encoding YhgE/Pip domain-containing protein → MSEPHARDVAYDDGASASHRYAGPKPTRTVKFWGLPVLLTLVIAAVLSAFYLTGVLQPMTNLRHFPVAIVNEDAGPTGAQVVKGMLASFDHDAYDVRVLDRDQAKNQMDSAQIFGVAVIPPNFSTKLQSYAKSALTPGRVERAVVIVSTNPRAGVLGATIASQALQREVTLIDQRVGQKLSQEVAQQTGEKPAPGAIALMLANPVEVKTTVHNLLPEGTGNGLSAFYYALLLVLAGFIGSIVVSRSVDARLDEQTPRLRTLLIKWAMIAVTAPLTSVAYVAISAKLGMPVQNPLTLWLFGTFAILAVGVTSTSLITLLGAVGVLVSLFVFVILGLPSAGATVPLQATPALFEWQAKFEPMHQVFIAARSLLYLDGRPGSGLSPALVAIAIDLVIGLLLGAFVIRGELRRRRPASPAPVEAPSDTFQEAPPQVQ
- a CDS encoding pirin family protein gives rise to the protein MTVDIRRAGERAVTTTSWLNSRHSFSFGDHYDPGNTHHGVLLVSNDDIVSPAAGFDTHPHRDMEIVTWVLEGSLAHRDSAGNSGVIYPGLAQRMSAGSGITHSEKNASDTEPVRFVQMWVQPDVAGIDPGYQQQTITDDDLNGRLVPIASGIPGHDAAVSIHNRSAALHIARLQPGDEITLPGAAFLHVFLARGRVEFEQAELHEGDALRLTAADEERVIAREIAELLVWEMHAGLGG
- a CDS encoding MarR family transcriptional regulator, whose product is MNVLAALADSPEGRSSAELAKRCEISTSTCALVLAELEGRNWVTRRDDRRYTLGSGLFGLVHGLRAQFPLLDRGRETLGYLHDTLGAGCSMSKIGKTHLTTIDAVGHGTDGEHAVGQRFPIGPPFGLVAMAWRDEETIDGWLHRVTPRLTDADIAAHRLVLAEIRGRGYGAWRFDAAHTSLHDRLATVLASLEPTAQVTRELNTLMTIVTLQSITSRLETDLASAEFVVLPIFGRDSQPEYQIEIHLGGRSELPLPELDDALRHAQALLRPGVA
- a CDS encoding NAD(P)H-dependent amine dehydrogenase family protein, whose protein sequence is MYKVGVWGPGSMGLIALRGVIDHPHLQLVDLVVHSDAKAGRDAGELCGAGTTDVTATQDPAALLAGDADAVIYAAAANLRPAEAIDDMVSLLRAGKNVVSCSVVPLVYPNGVDAGFTAPLREAAAAGGASFFTTGIDSGFANDVLPLVLTGVSRVVESVRITEMFNYATYPDKDAVYEILGFGKPPEFVAFAAAPGMFTFGWGPVVHQLAAGLGVKVDNIEENVERVVAEEPFDTPTGRIEAGTVGAMRSTLTGYVDGRPTFVIDHVTRMSDDLAPDWPQPHISIPPRDLGYGAASGRGLYRVEIERSPTMRCEFEMADDHDHDLGARMAGASRMVNVIPAVCQARPGLLSALDLPLVTGVGLVGAVEGTPPDSRLFS
- a CDS encoding dihydrofolate reductase family protein, which codes for MTITYTFDVFFSLDGFGGVNGGDWGGYWGKQGPELLDRLLALYDGEQRMVFGANTYRLFAQMLAESTEDSDVRDPWVDRMRHLPATVVSTTLTGPLDWPDATVVSGDAVDVVARLKSESDRPLRSHGSLSMNRALMAAGLVDRVHVTLFPVITGRTSDDPIFKGAADFDLELIESRTLDGDIQELIYRPTLH
- a CDS encoding sigma-70 family RNA polymerase sigma factor is translated as MRTSSTPSKECSARVIVIRGSVDRTSDAVRKLTPVSVLARELADDGHPDFSATAEPYRRELLAHCYRMTGSLHDAEDLVQETLLRAWKAYDRFEGKSSVRTWLHRIATNTCLTALESRQRRPLPTGLGAPSSDPTADLVEGAEVPWLEPLPDPATVVGTSESVRLAFVAALQHLSPRQRAVLVLRDVLQWKAAEVADAIGSTTAAVNSLLQRARAQLDAAGLSADDRLNAPGSADAQNLLARYMAAFEAYDIERLVDIFTSEAIWEMPPFVGWYQGPQDIITLIHQQCPAELPGDMRMLPLTANGQPATAMYMHAGDHHVPFQLHVLDVTPDGVTKVVAFLDTALFAKFGLPERL
- a CDS encoding alpha/beta hydrolase, giving the protein MTITRAEHSFDGVDDVRIVYDVWTPDSTPRGVVILAHGLGEHARRYDHVVARFGREGLITYALDHRGHGRSGGKRVLVKDISEYTGDFDTLVGIAAKEHPGLTRIVLGHSMGGGIVFAYGVEHPDDYDLMVLSGPAVAAQLAVSPLLGWVAKTMGSIAPGLPLQALDANAVSRDQAVVDAYNNDPLVYHGKIPGGVARALLVVGETMQQRAPSLTAPLLVVHGSDDKLIPAEGSRRLVESVGSSDVELKIYPGLYHEVFNEPEQQQVLDDVVSWLDARL
- a CDS encoding DUF2786 domain-containing protein, which encodes MTDDKMLARIAALLRQAEGTDNAHEAEAFMSAAQRLATATSIDLAVARSHADKRTPAQAPVQRTITIGTAGTRGLRTYVQLFVVIAAANDVRCDIASNSTFVYAYGFGEDIDATHALYASLVVQMVRASDSYISSGDHKPTPTITARLNFQLAFGARVGQRLGEAREQTQREAKKDKRRPPGTAIALRDKELELRDHYKAASKARGTWQASRATAGYSSAARRAGDRAGKRARLGNGAELSGARTALER
- a CDS encoding TIGR04338 family metallohydrolase encodes the protein MTAERDSQRAKVYAAEEFVRTLFDRTAEHGSGTVEFFGTQLTLPPEGKFGSLDAVQRYVDDVLALPAVREKWGNAAALRVRARRSATAAHYENRDGTGIIAVPDRNDADWAMRELVVLHEIAHHLCDEQPAHGSQYVTTLCTLAELVMGPEAGHVLRVVYAKEGVR